Proteins encoded by one window of Nitrososphaerota archaeon:
- a CDS encoding DsbA family protein, producing the protein MGKNKKEKPIRKSKAKFVGIGIITVIAAIIGILAASGGVDLNPNKTSMDTNNGSPVLGSEDAPVTIIEFGDYQCPFCQRWNLETKPLIEKSYIDSGQVKLIYIDFPIVGIDSPKAHASSYCADEQGLYWQYHDYLYKNQGHENDGWARGENLKNLASTLPGLDSAKFNKCLDSGKYDNRVKENKNVATKSGVRSTPTFIVIGPDGDGTQISGAQPYSVFQSVIEEKLNS; encoded by the coding sequence GTGGGCAAGAACAAAAAGGAAAAACCAATCCGCAAATCAAAGGCAAAATTTGTAGGAATTGGAATCATTACCGTAATTGCAGCAATAATTGGTATTTTGGCGGCAAGCGGCGGAGTGGATCTTAACCCAAATAAAACATCGATGGATACAAACAATGGCTCACCGGTACTGGGCTCTGAGGATGCACCTGTAACCATAATAGAGTTTGGCGACTATCAGTGCCCGTTTTGCCAGAGGTGGAACCTAGAGACAAAGCCGCTAATTGAAAAAAGCTATATTGATTCTGGCCAAGTCAAACTCATCTATATCGACTTTCCAATAGTCGGAATTGATTCTCCAAAAGCACATGCATCCAGCTATTGCGCTGACGAGCAAGGTCTGTACTGGCAGTATCACGATTATTTGTACAAGAATCAGGGCCATGAAAACGATGGATGGGCAAGGGGAGAAAATCTCAAGAACCTGGCATCAACCCTTCCTGGCTTGGACTCGGCAAAATTCAACAAATGCCTTGATTCTGGAAAATATGATAACCGGGTAAAAGAAAACAAAAACGTCGCAACCAAAAGTGGCGTACGCTCTACTCCGACATTTATCGTAATTGGCCCAGACGGGGACGGCACGCAAATCAGCGGTGCACAACCGTATTCAGTTTTCCAATCAGTAATTGAAGAAAAGCTGAACTCCTAG
- a CDS encoding tetratricopeptide repeat protein: MEKFDPFVAEWVAFAHDPKYNLVEKCLKLAQILECPDLDIESNIQKINEIAKSLKVILSDIKNPTYLISMLNEHLFDTLEFQGDTDDYYDPKNNFLNEVLQKKSGIPITLSILYVEIARRIGLDLKICGFPSHVVVKHNEEMILDPFSGGQLLSIEDLEDILFRNFGEEIEFSPEFLDELPEDKILVRIIRNLKNSYAQSYAYEKALRCADMILAVEPESPDEIRDKGIILERMQKYEPALDHLNKYLEIAPEAQDVDFILELIRNTREKSSQ, encoded by the coding sequence ATGGAAAAATTCGATCCGTTTGTTGCAGAATGGGTTGCGTTTGCGCATGACCCAAAATACAACCTAGTGGAAAAATGCCTGAAACTTGCGCAAATCCTGGAATGTCCAGATTTGGATATAGAATCCAATATTCAAAAAATAAATGAAATCGCAAAATCACTCAAAGTGATACTTTCGGATATAAAAAATCCCACATATCTGATATCTATGCTAAATGAGCATCTCTTTGACACACTTGAATTCCAAGGGGATACCGACGACTATTATGATCCAAAGAACAATTTTCTCAACGAGGTCCTGCAAAAAAAGAGTGGAATTCCAATCACGCTGTCAATTCTTTATGTGGAGATTGCAAGAAGAATAGGCCTTGATTTGAAAATATGTGGATTCCCAAGTCATGTTGTGGTAAAGCACAACGAGGAGATGATCCTAGATCCGTTTAGCGGTGGACAATTATTATCAATAGAAGATCTAGAGGACATTTTATTTAGAAACTTTGGCGAGGAGATCGAGTTTTCCCCAGAGTTTCTAGATGAATTGCCAGAAGACAAAATCCTAGTCAGAATAATCCGCAATCTGAAAAACTCGTACGCCCAGTCATATGCATATGAGAAGGCATTACGATGCGCAGACATGATACTGGCTGTAGAGCCAGAATCACCCGACGAGATACGTGACAAGGGAATTATTCTAGAACGAATGCAAAAATACGAGCCGGCACTAGACCACCTGAACAAGTATCTTGAAATTGCTCCAGAGGCCCAGGACGTAGATTTTATTTTGGAATTAATCAGAAACACTAGGGAAAAATCTAGTCAATAA
- a CDS encoding metallophosphoesterase, whose translation MIIVQLSDIHVGSQFKEETFEQVIEEVNELKPDAVILTGDLTNEGLTKEYEKCKSLMTRLETKKIIALPGNHDYRNTGYLLFKKHFPFETVNDLGDGVIVITIGTARPDRDEGEVGYRQNLWLERTMKKYQNKVKILAMHHHLVGIPDTGSARVEVIDAGDVLRTILATKVNLVLCGHKHRPWIWNFKGLSIVNAGTASSERVRGLFENTYNIISIKNKKIHVDLKIVGGKKIPLESIVEHYTRSGEE comes from the coding sequence ATGATAATTGTCCAGCTTTCAGACATTCATGTAGGCTCGCAGTTCAAGGAAGAAACATTTGAGCAGGTAATAGAGGAGGTGAACGAGCTCAAGCCAGACGCAGTAATACTCACGGGTGATCTCACAAACGAAGGCCTCACAAAGGAATACGAAAAATGCAAATCACTAATGACAAGACTTGAAACCAAAAAAATCATCGCCCTTCCTGGAAACCATGACTACAGAAACACTGGATATCTATTGTTCAAAAAGCATTTTCCATTTGAGACGGTAAACGACCTTGGCGACGGAGTCATAGTAATAACAATAGGGACTGCTCGACCAGATAGGGATGAAGGCGAAGTAGGCTACAGACAAAACCTCTGGCTGGAGCGAACCATGAAAAAATATCAAAACAAAGTAAAGATTTTAGCAATGCATCATCATTTGGTCGGCATTCCAGACACTGGCTCTGCTAGGGTAGAGGTAATTGATGCGGGCGATGTTCTAAGAACTATACTTGCAACAAAGGTCAACTTGGTCTTGTGCGGACACAAGCACAGGCCATGGATCTGGAATTTTAAAGGATTATCCATAGTTAACGCAGGCACTGCATCTTCTGAGCGAGTTCGGGGATTATTCGAGAATACATACAACATCATTAGTATAAAGAACAAGAAAATCCACGTCGACCTCAAAATTGTCGGTGGCAAAAAAATCCCACTGGAAAGCATAGTAGAACACTATACTCGTTCTGGCGAAGAATAA
- a CDS encoding isocitrate/isopropylmalate dehydrogenase family protein: protein MGKKATVIRGDGIGPEVVDSMIKVLQECNSQVELILADAGSEQWQKNGEKDPTYIPENTMKSLETTDACFKGPTTTIPKPGAPRSVAVTLRQKFELYSNIRPIKTYKRVTPKHDLDFVCFREATEGLYTGIEIQLTEDAAIAIRKITRPGCRRFIGSAMRWAKNYNMNRFVAITKRNILKMTDGIFWDEVCKAGAQVPGLEVSEIYIDNMMQQLVVNPSQFNGSVLASTNLFMDIVSELASGIIGSIGLVYSSNMGDNYAMFEAAHGSAPSFKGLNKVNPTAAVLSGAWMVEYLGERDIRNAIFMATEQVINEGKAVTFDIGGTATTQQMTDEICRIAKASLRR, encoded by the coding sequence ATGGGTAAAAAAGCAACCGTGATCAGGGGCGACGGAATAGGGCCTGAGGTGGTCGATTCAATGATCAAGGTTTTGCAAGAGTGCAACTCCCAAGTTGAGCTCATACTAGCTGATGCAGGATCGGAGCAGTGGCAGAAAAATGGCGAAAAAGACCCAACCTACATTCCGGAAAACACCATGAAGTCATTGGAAACAACTGATGCGTGCTTCAAGGGCCCAACTACCACAATACCCAAGCCAGGTGCGCCTCGAAGCGTTGCGGTGACACTACGACAGAAATTTGAGCTATATTCTAACATTCGACCAATCAAGACATACAAGAGAGTCACGCCCAAGCACGACCTGGATTTTGTCTGCTTTAGAGAAGCAACCGAAGGACTCTACACTGGAATCGAAATCCAGCTAACAGAGGACGCGGCTATTGCTATACGAAAGATTACGCGCCCAGGCTGTCGTAGATTTATCGGCTCTGCAATGAGATGGGCAAAAAATTACAATATGAACAGGTTTGTCGCAATTACAAAACGCAACATTCTGAAAATGACAGATGGTATTTTCTGGGACGAAGTCTGCAAGGCAGGCGCTCAAGTTCCAGGCCTAGAGGTTTCAGAAATATACATTGACAACATGATGCAGCAATTAGTGGTAAACCCGTCACAGTTCAACGGATCAGTTTTAGCAAGCACCAATCTTTTCATGGATATTGTGTCCGAGTTGGCATCCGGAATTATCGGCTCTATTGGACTGGTGTATTCATCAAACATGGGCGATAATTACGCAATGTTCGAAGCAGCCCATGGAAGTGCACCTTCGTTTAAGGGTTTGAATAAAGTAAATCCAACTGCCGCAGTACTATCTGGTGCATGGATGGTTGAATATCTTGGCGAGCGAGACATAAGAAATGCAATTTTTATGGCAACGGAACAAGTAATCAATGAGGGAAAAGCAGTCACATTTGATATCGGCGGAACTGCCACAACACAGCAAATGACTGATGAAATCTGCAGAATTGCAAAGGCAAGTCTAAGAAGATAA
- a CDS encoding methyltransferase, translated as MQSSSRYDPAEDTFFLADHIQDEKGKSALEIGTGSGYLSKILEKNFDLVVATDIDYNAISTQEAKIQNGICCVGADALGAQFDFIVCNLPYLPSDDIVDRTVDGGREGLEIPIQIIKSAKYRIKLGGKILYLTSSLANYIKLMRETELMGFDVKVIAKKKLFFEELILVEAKLSS; from the coding sequence TTGCAAAGCAGCTCTAGGTATGATCCAGCAGAGGATACTTTTTTTCTGGCAGACCACATACAGGATGAAAAAGGCAAATCCGCGCTGGAAATTGGTACAGGTTCTGGTTATCTGAGTAAAATCTTGGAGAAAAACTTTGATCTAGTCGTTGCAACCGACATTGACTATAATGCCATATCAACACAGGAAGCAAAAATCCAAAATGGAATATGTTGTGTTGGTGCAGACGCGCTAGGGGCACAATTTGATTTTATTGTGTGCAATTTACCGTATCTACCATCCGATGATATTGTAGATAGAACAGTTGATGGTGGACGGGAAGGGCTCGAAATTCCAATCCAGATAATAAAATCTGCAAAATATAGGATCAAACTTGGAGGCAAAATATTGTATCTGACTTCATCTCTTGCAAATTACATAAAGCTGATGCGAGAAACAGAACTGATGGGATTTGACGTCAAGGTGATTGCAAAAAAGAAACTGTTTTTTGAAGAATTGATACTTGTAGAAGCAAAATTATCTTCTTAG
- the rsmA gene encoding ribosomal RNA small subunit methyltransferase A, producing MSKNRRQRLGQHFLKSQNIAQKIVDSAQITHQDTIFEIGTGPGILTPLLCREAKSVTTIEADESLYSDAILKFSKIPNLEIMYGDGFGIDVNFTIFVSNLPYSESKRAIEWLAQKKFRCAITMVQQEFADKLLAKGRDIHAISVIADYCFDIEKIVKVGKSNFSPPPKVDSMVLRLTPKKQIGQELIHSVEKLFSQRRKTISNIAKSFGKSIQSDKRLEELSTDEIIKIAKQL from the coding sequence TTGTCAAAAAATAGGCGCCAGAGACTGGGTCAACACTTTCTCAAATCGCAAAACATTGCTCAAAAAATAGTTGACTCTGCACAAATCACGCACCAAGACACAATATTTGAGATTGGAACTGGTCCTGGAATTCTCACGCCGTTGTTATGTAGGGAGGCAAAATCCGTCACAACAATAGAGGCAGACGAATCATTATACTCTGATGCCATACTGAAATTCTCCAAAATTCCAAACCTGGAGATAATGTATGGTGATGGGTTTGGAATAGATGTTAATTTTACTATATTTGTGTCGAATCTGCCATATTCTGAAAGTAAAAGGGCAATAGAGTGGTTAGCACAAAAAAAATTTAGGTGCGCCATAACGATGGTACAGCAGGAATTTGCAGACAAGTTATTAGCAAAAGGTAGGGACATCCATGCAATATCTGTGATTGCGGATTACTGCTTTGATATTGAGAAGATCGTGAAGGTTGGTAAGAGCAATTTCTCTCCCCCACCAAAGGTTGATTCTATGGTATTGAGACTGACGCCAAAAAAACAGATCGGCCAAGAACTGATTCATTCTGTGGAAAAACTATTCTCACAGAGAAGAAAGACCATATCAAATATCGCAAAATCCTTTGGCAAATCCATACAATCAGATAAAAGACTAGAGGAGCTAAGCACTGACGAGATAATCAAAATTGCAAAGCAGCTCTAG
- a CDS encoding DUF655 domain-containing protein, with product MERSHIPPRKYEEYAYVLDYVTRGRATTVRGREGIIITAIGEDRLTLLEVLGMEGTAFDISERIYIGKEGRTKIQSVLGKLEHSHISAAAQSELKNVITSIVSNNEKRFVDYINNAQPLTPRIHALELIPGIGKTYMKTILEEREKTKFTSFADLQERVGLKEPMRHIIDRIMEEITGEVKVTLFVKK from the coding sequence TTGGAAAGGAGCCATATACCACCACGCAAGTATGAAGAATATGCATATGTCCTAGACTATGTCACGCGTGGCAGGGCGACCACGGTGCGCGGACGCGAAGGAATTATCATAACTGCAATAGGAGAAGACAGACTGACATTATTAGAAGTTCTGGGAATGGAGGGCACTGCATTTGACATTAGCGAGCGAATCTATATTGGAAAAGAAGGGAGGACAAAAATACAATCAGTACTGGGCAAGCTAGAGCACTCACACATTTCAGCGGCAGCTCAGAGTGAGCTCAAAAATGTCATTACAAGTATAGTATCTAACAATGAGAAAAGATTTGTAGATTACATCAACAACGCACAACCGCTAACGCCAAGGATTCATGCACTGGAATTGATTCCAGGAATTGGAAAAACCTACATGAAGACCATCCTAGAAGAGCGGGAAAAGACAAAATTTACAAGCTTTGCAGACTTGCAGGAGCGAGTCGGCCTCAAAGAGCCGATGAGGCACATTATCGACAGAATCATGGAAGAGATAACTGGCGAAGTCAAAGTGACACTGTTTGTCAAAAAATAG